A stretch of Planococcus citri chromosome 5, ihPlaCitr1.1, whole genome shotgun sequence DNA encodes these proteins:
- the Golgin84 gene encoding golgin-84 encodes MSWFTEISEKAENLLNTLDKNAAKALSKQKNVKSIPSNDSFHNTEPDNSLKILLEDDDIPIPKQNDVYLSLNDSAQSKITENPELSISYQNSVSPDISRTVDEQFQTEMLQNEIHSLNNEISLLLNRAKIAEQKTINLSDKLASVEHKNKLLEEQLADITRNGLPESNNDIKNIPSNDSSPSIKFPKTDKSEWHEHYETQIQELLQDKTNLEETLKSKNDEIMMLKSRLNQKSYSFSNDDLSSRLRALTITLVQKQSSLERLTSDKNSLEAKYDQLEKKYEEVVNMLHQRINMNDTDDVKAQIPLFKPEKTYGSGLRHRLRNAYSSLPPSLNIEVLFRKSSVVRAFVWIYLILMHGLVFLLLNSHMPETTNV; translated from the exons atgtctTGGTTTacagaaatttctgaaaaggcTGAAAACCTTCTCAATACACTCGATAAAAATGCAGCAAAAGCTCTCagcaaacaaaaaaacgtcaaaagtATCCCCAGCAATGATTCGTTTCACAACACTGAACCAGataattcattgaaaat ATTGCTAGAAGACGATGATATTCCAATACCGAAACAAAATGACGTATATTTGTCGTTGAACGATAGCGCTCAgtcaaaaattaccgaaaatccGGAACTCAGCATTAGTTACCAA AATTCAGTCTCACCGGACATCAGTAGAACAGTCGATGAACAATTTCAAACTGAGATGCTACAGAATGAAATACATTCCTTGAATAATGAAATATCACTGCTCCTAAACCGAGCTAAAATTGCCGAACAAA AAACGATTAATCTATCTGATAAATTGGCCAGTGTTGAGCATAAAAATAAGTTACTCGAAGAGCAGCTCGCAGATATCACTAGAAATGG ATTACCAGAAAGTAAtaatgatataaaaaatataccttcGAATGATTCTTCACCGAGTATAAAATTCCCTAAAACCGATAAAAGCGAATGGCACGAACATTACGAAACTCAAATACAA gAACTGCTACAAGATAAAACTAACCTGGAAGAAAcgctgaaatcaaaaaatgacgaaataatGATGTTAAAATCTAgattaaatcaaaaatcgtatAGTTTTTCAAACGATGATCTCAGTTCTAGACTGCGAGCTCTAACTATAACATTAGTACAGAAGCAGTCTTCGCTGGAACGTTTGACATCGGATAAGAATTCTCTAGAAGCGAAATACGATCAATTAGAA aaaaaatacgaagaaGTTGTAAATATGTTGCACCAACGCATCAACATGAATGATACCGATGATG ttaAAGCTCAAATTCCATTGTTTAAGCCAGAAAAAACTTATGGATCGGGATTACGACATCGACTAAGAAATGCATATTCATCGCTTCCACCGTCTTTAAATATTGAAGTATTATTTAGAAAATCATCGGTAGTCAGAGCATTTGTATGGATATATTTG ATTCTAATGCACGGATTGGTATTCCTTTTATTAAACTCTCATATGCCAGAAACTACCAACGTTTAA
- the dop gene encoding microtubule-associated serine/threonine-protein kinase 3: protein MDPTTAPNRTSSTQHHSDSEDVVPSSKSRTKKDVSNLILFRNSKLGQSAPSLSVSMKDLRLSGTVCGNVVSQQQRKTSRTQQRKSFVSNTSPTFPRCHSPMTSSPVDSPKILHSNRHFPFIPIRRPFTHLSTECKDGRRWSVASLPSSGYDTNSGSSNVSSQCSSQERLHHLPNVPTSDELQMLTEHFSSNESNPSADDESTRKSFMRPRSRSLSSPSRSPCPDSDIVTMNMLYKERFPNAMSQMEQRLSKFIEGNQAALAENLKNSSPDATPIIRFVHHQVLEMARDCLKTCQEKLITRSYFYEISENLEKLLVETKEKSPEGAVVLSGVIKKLLLIISRPARLLECLEFDPEEFYLFLEEAEGLAKCNQDIKGDIPRYIINKLGINKDPIKELESDLPEETDTKKEEAAVRLELGVPDKDTFAKKLPNEEDFQVIKLISNGAYGSVYLVRHVETRQRFALKKIIKHSVMLRNQIEQVFAERDIMSFTDNPFVVSMYCSFETKKYLCLVMEYVEGGDCASLLKTIGPLPPDIAKFYFAETVLAVEYLHSYGIVHRDLKPDNLLINAFGHIKLTDFGLSKMGLMSLATHLYEVYVDKDTKQFDDKQVYGTPEYIAPEVILRQGYGKPVDWWSMGIILYEFLIGCVPFFGETPEELFAHTVNDDIEWPDEKDWPIKTEAKDLISSLLQQNPRDRLGTGGAHEVKEHRYFENLDWDSLLRQKAEFVPQLSGEEDTSYFDSRLDRYKHEIMEETDENDEQFSVGSFSSCSAQYRKVTSRLSVYSNSSESTKSDRKSSLFEDQSDLLISESCGVHLLDTSDIEPINEESTTGSIISAITPKTHKYGTTPESSSQTESDVSPQIQRKKAYISRGSVPKFSISMEDDSNAVYSTSASMSDFHRDLFPDKKERLKKQGLHLTMDNQLSSAAAVSTPTRHKSRSISKSSSATGLSLFIPSEGSNPAIQSPGGSSTASSRDTSPCQELSPLISSLKPPIVIRRGPSGFGFTVHTVRVYYGDTDYYTMHHLVMAVDVGSPAFEAGLRPGDLITHINGEIVQGLYHTQVLQLLLSGADKVTLRATPLENTSIRNDGKKRHPGQGKLASRKSSNYKHRRCKKDLAGAGSDTRKQRSNAKPNLLSRINHAKRQASAAIEIKPPGGIPSSPTQIVPPSYMRSLSVQDTVPETPPIITASCCSSPLIRPSSGGSSTISPNTTVVSTLSPDLSIGTPPEYSSNSSSSSSSNSPSITPSNSCYQRPSSLHGLKHKLAPSNKNLHSPNRRKSIGHIPLSPLARTPSPSPLPSSPTRSPSPLIFPPGHHPPGSSNTTQSYSPSTSGSSIVCTPTTTSKKAFGRPKNSEPRSPLLRRALSPDRLHPRSNEVKNNFISPLCDSALKVTLHAPRITITSKSPPQSLKSTAAATVAKLTTVSTINEGNHKVTIASVSTSTSTSVVKESKLKDVKTDPIESAGLDTIPTSTAHQGELPHILEEKESQECLPVVSSSTTSPSSSSSKTIKSFHHSANSKKKD, encoded by the coding sequence ATGGATCCAACTACCGCTCCTAACCGTACTTCTTCGACCCAACATCATTCCGACTCAGAAGACGTAGTGCCATCTTCGAAATCTCGTACCAAAAAAGACGTTTCAAATCTGATTCTATTCCGTAACTCGAAGCTGGGCCAATCGGCGCCTTCGCTTTCGGTATCCATGAAAGATCTGCGACTCAGCGGTACCGTCTGCGGTAACGTCGTCAGCCAACAGCAACGTAAAACTAGTCGAACGCAACAGCGTAAAAGTTTCGTATCAAATACGTCGCCAACGTTTCCGCGATGCCATTCGCCAATGACCAGTAGCCCGGTCGACAGTCCTAAAATACTGCATTCTAATCGTCACTTCCCTTTTATACCTATACGTAGACCGTTCACTCATCTCAGTACCGAATGCAAAGACGGCCGTAGATGGTCCGTAGCCTCGTTACCGTCATCCGGATACGATACGAACTCCGGTAGCTCGAACGTATCGTCTCAATGCTCTAGTCAAGAGAGACTGCATCATTTACCAAACGTGCCCACTTCGGATGAATTACAAATGTTAACCGAGCATTTCTCCTCGAACGAAAGTAACCCTAGCGCCGACGACGAGTCGACTAGAAAATCGTTCATGAGACCGAGATCTCGTAGTTTGAGCAGCCCTAGTCGGTCACCTTGCCCAGATAGTGATATCGTTACGATGAACATGCTGTATAAAGAACGATTTCCGAACGCTATGAGCCAAATGGAACAGCGATTGAGTAAATTCATCGAAGGTAATCAAGCGGCGTTGgcggagaatttgaaaaatagctcCCCCGACGCCACGCCTATAATTCGATTCGTACATCACCAAGTACTAGAGATGGCTCGCGATTGTTTGAAAACTTGCCAAGAGAAATTAATAACCAGAAGTTACTTTTACGAGATATCggagaatttggaaaaattactagTCGAAACGAAAGAGAAATCTCCCGAAGGCGCGGTCGTATTGAGCGgcgttattaaaaaattattgttgattaTTTCGCGTCCGGCGCGTCTTTTGGAATGTTTAGAATTCGATCCGGAagagttttatttatttctagAAGAAGCCGAAGGCCTAGCTAAATGTAATCAAGATATTAAAGGCGATATACCGAGatatattattaataaattgggTATAAATAAAGACCCGATTAAAGAGCTCGAGTCCGATTTACCCGAAGAGACGGATACGAAAAAGGAAGAAGCGGCAGTTAGACTGGAACTCGGAGTTCCCGATAAAGACACATTCgctaaaaaattacccaacgAAGAAGACTTCCAAGTGATTAAATTGATTTCGAATGGCGCCTACGGATCTGTGTATCTGGTCAGACACGTCGAAACGCGTCAACGATTCGCGTTGAAGAAAATCATCAAGCACAGCGTCATGCTGCGGAATCAAATCGAGCAGGTGTTTGCCGAACGTGATATTATGAGCTTTACCGATAATCCTTTCGTCGTCAGTATGTATTGCAGCTTCGAGACGAAGAAATACTTATGCCTTGTGATGGAATACGTCGAAGGTGGTGATTGCGCTTCGCTTTTGAAAACGATCGGTCCTCTGCCGCCGGATATAGCTAAATTTTATTTCGCCGAAACCGTACTAGCGGTCGAATACTTACACAGCTACGGTATCGTGCACAGAGACTTGAAACCGGACAATCTGCTCATCAACGCTTTCGGACATATCAAGTTGACCGATTTCGGTTTAAGTAAAATGGGCTTAATGTCGCTGGCTACTCATTTGTACGAAGTGTACGTAGATAAAGACACCAAGCAGTTCGACGATAAGCAAGTTTACGGTACACCAGAGTACATTGCTCCTGAAGTGATCTTACGCCAAGGATATGGTAAACCAGTGGACTGGTGGTCGATGGGTATCATTTTGTACGAATTTCTCATCGGTTGCGTACCATTTTTCGGCGAAACACCCGAAGAACTTTTTGCTCATACGGTGAACGACGATATCGAATGGCCCGATGAAAAAGACTGGCCTATTAAAACCGAAGCCAAGGATCTGATCTCGTCTTTGCTGCAACAAAACCCTCGCGATCGTTTAGGCACCGGTGGCGCTCACGAGGTTAAGGAACATCGATATTTCGAGAACCTTGATTGGGATTCGTTACTCAGACAGAAGGCTGAATTCGTACCGCAGCTGAGCGGTGAAGAAGACACGAGTTATTTCGATTCGAGACTCGATCGGTATAAACACGAGATCATGGAAGAAACTGACGAAAACGACGAACAATTCTCTGTCGGTTCGTTTTCTTCGTGTTCGGCTCAGTATCGGAAAGTTACGTCGAGATTGAGCGTTTACAGTAACAGTTCCGAGTCGACCAAGAGTGATCGAAAATCGTCCTTGTTCGAAGATCAGTCTGATTTATTGATCAGTGAATCGTGCGGCGTGCATTTACTCGATACTTCCGATATCGAACCTATCAACGAAGAGTCGACGACCGGTTCGATTATTTCGGCTATCACTCCGAAAACGCACAAATACGGCACGACTCCGGAATCCTCGTCGCAAACCGAAAGCGACGTTTCGCCTCAAATACAACGAAAGAAAGCGTACATTAGTCGAGGTTCGGTTCCGAAGTTTTCCATTTCAATGGAAGACGATTCGAACGCGGTTTATTCGACTTCTGCGAGTATGTCAGATTTCCATCGCGATCTGTTCCCCGATAAAAAAGAAAGACTGAAGAAACAAGGATTACATCTGACGATGGATAATCAACTATCGTCTGCTGCCGCTGTATCGACGCCAACTAGACATAAATCGCGATCGATCTCGAAAAGCTCGTCGGCCACCGGGCTATCTCTATTCATACCCTCGGAGGGTTCGAATCCGGCTATCCAATCGCCGGGCGGATCTAGTACGGCTAGTTCGAGAGATACGTCACCGTGTCAAGAACTTTCGCCTTTGATTAGCAGCTTGAAGCCGCCCATTGTTATACGTAGAGGTCCGTCTGGTTTCGGATTCACGGTGCATACGGTACGCGTATACTACGGCGATACGGATTATTACACGATGCACCATCTGGTGATGGCCGTCGACGTAGGCAGTCCGGCGTTCGAGGCTGGGCTACGACCTGGTGACTTGATAACGCACATAAATGGCGAAATAGTTCAAGGACTTTATCATACGCAGGTTCTGCAGCTGCTGCTGTCGGGCGCCGATAAAGTTACCTTGCGAGCTACGCCGCTGGAAAACACGTCGATTCGAAACGACGGCAAGAAACGTCATCCCGGTCAAGGGAAACTAGCTTCGCGTAAATCGTCCAACTATAAACATCGAAGATGCAAAAAAGATCTCGCCGGTGCCGGCTCCGATACGCGTAAACAACGCAGCAACGCTAAACCCAACTTACTCAGCAGGATCAATCACGCCAAACGTCAAGCGAGCGCTGCTATCGAAATCAAACCGCCTGGAGGAATACCCTCGTCGCCTACTCAGATAGTTCCTCCATCTTACATGCGATCTCTATCGGTCCAAGACACAGTGCCCGAAACGCCACCCATAATCACCGCCAGCTGCTGCTCTTCGCCTTTAATTCGGCCCTCCAGCGGGGGATCGTCGACCATTAGTCCGAATACCACCGTTGTATCGACCTTATCACCGGACCTGTCTATCGGCACACCGCCCGAATACTCGTCCAATAGTTCATCCAGCTCGTCATCCAATTCACCCTCGATCACGCCGTCGAATTCGTGTTATCAAAGACCATCCTCGTTGCACGGCCTCAAACACAAACTCGCTCCTAGTAATAAGAATCTACATTCGCCGAATCGTCGTAAATCCATCGGGCATATTCCACTGTCTCCTCTAGCTCGCACTCCGTCGCCTTCGCCGTTACCCTCGTCTCCAACGAGATCACCCAGCCCTCTTATATTCCCACCCGGACATCATCCGCCGGGTAGTTCGAACACCACGCAATCGTACAGTCCGTCGACTTCGGGCTCTTCTATCGTATGTACGCCGACTACCACATCTAAGAAAGCATTTGGACGGCCGAAAAACTCCGAACCTAGATCGCCGCTGCTACGACGAGCCCTGTCGCCGGATCGATTGCATCCTCGTAGCAACGAAGTCAAGAATAACTTCATATCGCCGTTATGCGATTCAGCGTTAAAAGTTACCTTACACGCGCCCAGAATTACCATCACATCGAAATCGCCGCCCCAGTCTTTGAAAAGCACCGCCGCTGCAACTGTCGCCAAATTGACCACCGTTTCTACTATCAACGAAGGTAATCATAAAGTAACCATCGCCTCTGTCTCTACCTCTACCTCAACTTCCGTCGTGAAAGAGAGTAAACTAAAAGACGTAAAAACCGACCCGATCGAATCGGCCGGTTTGGATACAATACCTACTAGTACCGCCCATCAAGGCGAACTTCCTCATATATTGGAAGAAAAAGAATCTCAAGAATGTCTTCCCGTGGTATCTTCATCGACAACGTCGCCATCATCGTCCTCTTCGAAAACTATCAAATCGTTTCATCATAGCGCAAACTCAaagaaaaaagattaa